The Brassica napus cultivar Da-Ae chromosome C7, Da-Ae, whole genome shotgun sequence genome has a segment encoding these proteins:
- the LOC106348918 gene encoding rho GTPase-activating protein REN1-like, with translation MANRNGESSSSQPPQFQPQQQNANEQDPEHHSGNADPRSRGGNTVFKSGPLYISSKGLGWTSWKKRWFILTRTSLVFFRSDPSAVQQRGGEVNLTLGGIDLNSSGSVVVKADKKLLTVLFPDGRDGRAFTLKADTMEDLHEWKAALEHALTQAPSASHVMGQNGIFRNDQSDAPAGVDEHRDEAPARPTVLGRPVLLALEDVDGTPSFLEKALRFVEDHGVNTEGILRQAADVDDVEHRIREYEQGKNEFSPTEDAHVIADCLKYFLRELPSSPVPASCCNALLEACRTIRGNRVNAMREAICESFPEPNRRLLQRILMMMQLVASNKNVNRMNTNAVAACMAPLLLRPLLAGDCNIENDFDVGGDGSMQLLQAAAAANHAQAIVITLLEEYDSIFGEGSLSAGLYSDSEESGSETEEGTDDGDSDYDGTQGSDDYTDEEEDLENESDRSYSESEASADTPHDHKARPSIQITEITSSESTPKGSTEPQVPKKLLSSSKRSSLPRHGDARKDQNVLVKGSDSGEVKAVLEVSKPEEKSSSTTLSSAPGGSKRLWGRAHGRKNLSMESIDFTLEVDEDDADIERLESTKSELQNRIREEVKNNAVLQASLERRKKALYVRRQALENDVERLQEQLKQERDRKLALEAGLNMSKGNQSIPETTDEKLKKDLQEVAQAEADISNLENKVDDLENRLGQQDVKGSGSPRESRRSPEHNAKMKEKQKDTEAASGNVSERSMLKDGQGSARENEIEKIQDPRSKSSQQSSKLAGMSKRSGTKGEGNTTTTTSALSKLTMRLNFLKERRSQIANELSNMDKGKSSSGQPSPSTEQNPSVQETERGTESNQNQDSDSSKLQSPHVLDRGRSDNGGGRGRGGSGGNQPSTTPRTLSR, from the exons ATGGCTAACAGAAACGGagaatcttcttcttcacagcCTCCTCAATTCCAGCCACAACAACAGAATGCTAATGAACAAGACCCGGAGCATCAt TCTGGAAACGCAGACCCTCGTTCCCGTGGTGGCAACACG GTATTCAAGAGTGGACCGCTATATATATCCTCAAAAG GGCTTGGGTGGACATCTTGGAAGAAAAGATGGTTTATCTTGACTCGTACTTCACTGGTTTTCTTTCGAAGTGACCCG agCGCAGTCCAACAGAGAGGAGGTGAGGTCAATTTAACCCTTGGGGGAATTGATCTCAACAGTTCAGGCAG cGTGGTTGTCAAGGCAGATAAAAAGCTGTTGACTGTTCTCTTCCCTGATGGTCGTGATGGACGTGCCTTCACACTCAAG GCTGACACTATGGAGGATCTACATGAGTGGAAAGCTGCTCTAGAACACGCTTTGACACAAGCACCTAGTGCTTCTCATGTTATGGGTCAAAATGGTATCTTCAGGAATGATCAATCAGATGCCCCTGCCGGTGTTGATGAACATA GAGATGAGGCACCAGCAAGACCAACCGTACTTGGAAGACCAGTTTTACTTGCTCTAGAAGATGTTGATGGAACTCCGTCTTTCTTGGAAAAGGCACTTAGATTTGTTGAAGATCATG GAGTCAATACAGAAGGAATCTTGAGACAAGCCGCTGATGTTGATGATGTTGAACATCGGATTCGTGAATATGAGCAAG GGAAAAATGAGTTCTCTCCAACAGAGGATGCTCATGTTATTGCTGATTGTCTTAAG TATTTTCTTAGAGAGTTGCCTTCCTCTCCTGTGCCTGCATCTTGTTGCAACGCTCTTCTGGAAGCTTGCC GTACTATCCGTGGTAATAGAGTCAATGCTATGCGTGAAGCAATATGTGAATCATTCCCTGAACCAAATAGACGCCTATTACAAAG AATCCTGATGATGATGCAGCTAGTGGCCTCTAACAAAAATGTGAACCGGATGAACACCAACGCTGTTGCAGCTTGTATGGCACCTTTACTTCTCCGACCTCTTCTGGCTGGGGACTGCAATATTGAAAATGATTTTGATGTGGGCGGTGATGGTTCTATGCAACTTCTTCAAGCAGCTGCTGCAGCAAATCATGCACAAGCTATAGTGATTACATTGTTAGAAGAATATGACAGCATTTTTGGA GAAGGTTCCTTGTCAGCTGGATTGTACTCTGACTCAGAAGAGAGTGGTAGTGAAACGGAGGAGGGAACAGATGATGGTGACTCTGACTATGACGGCACACAAGGATCTGATGACTAcacagatgaagaagaggatcTTGAAAATGAATCTGATAGATCATACAGTGAGAGTGAAGCCTCAGCCGACACTCCCCATGACCATAAAGCACGGCCCTCTATTCAG ATAACTGAAATTACAAGCTCTGAATCCACCCCCAAAGGAAGTACGGAGCCCCAAGTTCCTAAGAAGCTTTTATCCAGCTCTAAACGGTCTTCGCTACCACGGCATGGTGATGCAAGAAAGGATCAGAATGTTTTGGTTAAAGGGTCTGATAGTGGAGAGGTAAAGGCTGTATTAGAGGTCTCAAAACCTGAGGAAAAGAGCTCATCAACTACATTATCAAGTGCACCAGGAGGAAGTAAAAGGCTATGGGGCCGTGCCCAT GGGAGGAAGAACCTTTCTATGGAATCTATTGATTTCACACTGGAGGTGGACGAGGATGA tgCTGACATTGAAAGACTTGAATCAACCAAATCGGAGCTACAAAACAGAATAAGAGAGGAA GTTAAGAACAATGCAGTTCTACAGGCTAGTCTGGAGCGACGGAAGAAGGCTTTGTACGTGAGGCGCCAAGCTCTAGAGAATGAT GTGGAAAGACTACAAGAACAGTTGAAGCAAGAGAGAGACAGGAAGTTAGCTCTGGAAGCAGGACTTAACATGTCGAAAGGGAACCAATCTATTCCAGAAACAACCGATGAAAAG TTGAAAAAAGATCTGCAAGAGGTAGCTCAGGCGGAGGCTGATATTTCCAATTTGGAAAATAAGGTTGATGATCTTGAGAATAGACTTGGTCAACAAGACGTTAAAGGCTCTGGTTCACCGAGAGAATCTAGGAGAAGTCCAGAGCACAATGCAAAGAT GAAGGAGAAACAAAAGGATACTGAAGCAGCCTCTGGTAATGTTTCAGAAAGGTCAATGCTCAAG GATGGGCAAGGGTCTGCAAGAGAAAATGAGATAGAGAAGATACAAGATCCACGGAGCAAAAGCTCACAACAAAGCTCAAAGCTTGCGGGCATGTCTAAGAGGTCTGGGACAAAGGGAGAG ggaaacacaacaacaacaacttctGCACTTTCTAAATTGACAATGCGGCTCAACTTCCTCAAGGAGAGACGGAGTCAGATCGCAAACGAGCTCTCAAACATGGATAAAGGGAAAAGCAGCTCAGGGCAACCCAGTCCTTCCACGGAGCAAAACCCAAGTGTGCAGGAAACTGAAAGAGGAACAGAGTCAAACCAGAACCAGGATTCAGACAGCAGCAAACTCCAAAGCCCGCATGTTCTTGACAGAGGAAGATCTGATAACGGAGGAGGCAGAGGCAGAGGAGGATCTGGAGGAAACCAACCCAGCACTACACCGAGGACCTTGTCCAGATGA
- the LOC106348922 gene encoding MADS-box protein AGL24 isoform X2: MGSEIAKPNPSSSHSKKGQDSRSVVKKMAREKRRIKKIDNITARQVTFSKRRRGIFKKAGELSVLCDADVALIIFSATGKLFEFSSSRMRDILGRYNLHASNINKVMGLPSPYHQLEDCNLSRLSQEVEDKTKQLRKLRGEDLEGLNLEELQRLEKMLESGLSRVSEKKGEFLMSQISSLEKRGSELVDENRRLRERVVTMEMAKTMALKEAVETESATTNVSSYDSGAPLEDDFSDTSLKLGLPSWE, from the exons ATGGGTTCTGAGATTGCGAAACCTAATCCAAGTTCCTCCCACTCAAAGAAAGG GCAAGATTCAAGATCAGTAGTGAAGAAGATGGCGAGAGAAAAGAGAAGGATAAAGAAGATAGATAACATAACAGCGAGGCAAGTTACTTTTTCTAAGAGAAGAAGGGGTATATTCAAGAAAGCTGGTGAACTTTCGGTTCTTTGCGATGCCGATGTTGCTCTCATCATCTTCTCCGCCACCGGCAAGCTTTTCGAGTTCTCTAGCTCAAG GATGAGAGATATATTGGGAAGGTATAATCTTCATGCAAGTAACATCAACAAAGTGATGGGTCTACCTTCTCCATATCACCAG CTTGAAGATTGTAACCTCTCCCGACTAAGCCAGGAAGTCGAAGACAAAACCAAGCAGCTAAG AAAACTGAGAGGAGAGGATCTCGAAGGATTGAACTTAGAAGAGTTGCAGCGGCTGGAGAAAATGCTCGAATCCGGACTCAGCCGAGTGTCTGAGAAAAAG GGAGAGTTTTTGATGAGCCAGATTTCTTCACTTGAGAAACGG GGATCGGAATTGGTGGATGAGAATAGGAGACTGAGGGAGAGA GTAGTGACGATGGAAATGGCTAAAACGATGGCGTTAAAGGAGGCTGTGGAGACAGAGTCGGCGACCACAAATGTGTCAAGCTATGACAGTGGAGCTCCCCTTGAAGATGACTTCTCCGACACTTCTCTTAAACTTGG gCTTCCATCTTGGGAATAA
- the LOC106348922 gene encoding MADS-box protein AGL24 isoform X1, with product MGSEIAKPNPSSSHSKKGQDSRSVVKKMAREKRRIKKIDNITARQVTFSKRRRGIFKKAGELSVLCDADVALIIFSATGKLFEFSSSRMRDILGRYNLHASNINKVMGLPSPYHQQLEDCNLSRLSQEVEDKTKQLRKLRGEDLEGLNLEELQRLEKMLESGLSRVSEKKGEFLMSQISSLEKRGSELVDENRRLRERVVTMEMAKTMALKEAVETESATTNVSSYDSGAPLEDDFSDTSLKLGLPSWE from the exons ATGGGTTCTGAGATTGCGAAACCTAATCCAAGTTCCTCCCACTCAAAGAAAGG GCAAGATTCAAGATCAGTAGTGAAGAAGATGGCGAGAGAAAAGAGAAGGATAAAGAAGATAGATAACATAACAGCGAGGCAAGTTACTTTTTCTAAGAGAAGAAGGGGTATATTCAAGAAAGCTGGTGAACTTTCGGTTCTTTGCGATGCCGATGTTGCTCTCATCATCTTCTCCGCCACCGGCAAGCTTTTCGAGTTCTCTAGCTCAAG GATGAGAGATATATTGGGAAGGTATAATCTTCATGCAAGTAACATCAACAAAGTGATGGGTCTACCTTCTCCATATCACCAG CAGCTTGAAGATTGTAACCTCTCCCGACTAAGCCAGGAAGTCGAAGACAAAACCAAGCAGCTAAG AAAACTGAGAGGAGAGGATCTCGAAGGATTGAACTTAGAAGAGTTGCAGCGGCTGGAGAAAATGCTCGAATCCGGACTCAGCCGAGTGTCTGAGAAAAAG GGAGAGTTTTTGATGAGCCAGATTTCTTCACTTGAGAAACGG GGATCGGAATTGGTGGATGAGAATAGGAGACTGAGGGAGAGA GTAGTGACGATGGAAATGGCTAAAACGATGGCGTTAAAGGAGGCTGTGGAGACAGAGTCGGCGACCACAAATGTGTCAAGCTATGACAGTGGAGCTCCCCTTGAAGATGACTTCTCCGACACTTCTCTTAAACTTGG gCTTCCATCTTGGGAATAA
- the LOC106348921 gene encoding ubiquitin carboxyl-terminal hydrolase 16 yields the protein MLIVLDLGLSSLFLLISLVLPVVAFVVRRKWRLAALRREEIRRLLIHASEEAARAELESSVEFSSVYVPNSFQCPVCYSPASTRCSRCKAVRYCSGKCQIIHWRQGHRDECHPASVLYNTDDEKSDCDLKFREGNEGLTPDETLLLHTEQATTVQVREAILSNPVSSPEDGGGESADNKDELMDKEEAVSVAETSGSSFSGFSSSPRNDSGDDDISFCESSSSSDSEISEPPRDAHVSVESEETCFSNIDDVKSKPLSPKFVQLVESANDLAKLPKLSLNKPGGDAGQKPSQSSSLVSSVGTDGHPRSADPSLMKSSDFWGTALGSVERVTENCDGSKSGEPGKSSLHLSLGSSRDISAAEVSHKNKNSEETTRAALGTRKFSGGVNLKERIAKRSDEAEISLPRSSSLDAPSHLNPTVLSTVTLQKSKSTSAGSGFMLAPMKVGEVQRLSSKASDTRECADAMKHSALGAKSGRVLDHQKQNGVAVHPINSLNGRSGMKASLLKAVDQWTRPKSLAENEIAGNHSHKGLFSYELFSKLYTSKIEFQPCGLINCGNSCFANVVFQCLMFTAPLTTYFLQQLHSRTCPNKEQCFTCGFEKLVLKAKEGKSSLSPNGLLSQLQSIGIRLGNGKQEDAHEFLRFVVDTMQSVCIKASGYDMPKTKKLEDTTLIGLTFGGYLRSKIKCMKCQEKSERLEKMMDLTVEIDGDISTLEEALRRFTRTEILDGENKYKCGRCKSYERAKKKLKITEPPNVLTIALKRFQSGKFGKLNKLIRFPENLDLTPYVSGGSEKSHDYKLYGVIVHLDTMNAAFSGHYVCYVRNSQNKWYKADDSTVVTSDVERVLTKGAYMLFYERCSPMPPRLVVCNKSEASNKKGSVPVPKTTVSRSVSTASHVLSSNTPGGDRPGNIQSFYSSFQRLQRILEEDSSSDSSSLFDSTSDECSCSTDSTSMDDFADFIFGDNQGRAHGQSEAPSPTSSSSSSSPPFTRHSRLGDSSRSSQETCRNSRHRVSLGR from the exons ATGCTCATAGTTCTGGATCTCGGGCTTTCAAGTCTATTCCTTTTGATCTCTCTTGTTCTACCTGTAGTCGCCTTCGTTGTTAGGCGGAAATGGAGGCTGGCTGCTCTGAGAAGGGAGGAGATTCGGAGACTTCTTATCCATGCGTCAGAGGAGGCTGCTAGAGCTGAGCTAGAGTCCTCCGTCGAGTTCTCTTCGGTTTATGTCCCTAATAGCTTCCAGTGTCCTGTGTGCTATTCTCCTGCCTCTACTCGTTGCTCTCGCTGCAAAGCCGTTCGCTATTG ttCCGGGAAATGTCAAATTATCCACTGGCGGCAAGGTCACAGAGATGAATGTCATCCTGCTTCAGTCTTATATAATACAGATGATGAGAAAAGTGACTGTGATTTGAAGTTCAGAGAAGGAAATGAAGGGCTTACTCCTGATGAAACTCTATTGCTGCATACAGAACAGGCTACTACTGTACAAGTCAGGGAAGCAATACTCTCTAATCCTGTCTCATCTCCTGAAGATGGGGGTGGAGAAAGTGCAGACAACAAAGATGAACTTATGGATAAGGAAGAAGCTGTTTCCGTTGCGGAAACATCTGGATCATCCTTTTCTGGCTTCTCCTCTTCCCCTCGTAATGACTCTGGTGAtgatgatatttctttttgtgaGAGCTCCAGTTCATCTGATTCCGAGATATCAGAGCCTCCACGTGATGCTCATGTTTCTGTAGAGTCAGAGGAGACCTGTTTCAGCAATATTGATGATGTGAAATCCAAACCGTTGTCTCCTAAATTTGTGCAGTTGGTTGAGTCTGCAAATGACCTTGCTAAGTTACCTAAGTTGAGTCTGAATAAACCTGGGGGCGATGCGGGGCAGAAACCGAGCCAATCAAGTAGCTTAGTCTCTTCGGTAGGTACGGATGGGCATCCACGATCAGCTGATCCGTCTCTTATGAAGTCATCTGATTTTTGGGGTACTGCTCTTGGATCAGTAGAACGTGTAACTGAGAATTGTGATGGTTCTAAATCTGGTGAACCTGGTAAATCTTCTCTGCATTTATCACTTGGCTCCTCTAGGGACATCTCAGCTGCTGAAGTTTCTCATAAGAATAAAAATTCAGAAGAAACTACTAGGGCTGCTTTAGGGACTCGTAAATTTTCTGGTGGAGtaaatttaaaagaaagaaTTGCCAAAAGATCTGATGAAGCTGAAATTTCTTTACCAAGATCCTCTTCTCTTGATGCGCCGAGTCATTTGAATCCCACTGTTTTATCCACTGTGACACTTCAGAAGTCAAAGAGCACCAGTGCTGGAAGCGGCTTTATGTTGGCCCCTATGAAGGTTGGGGAAGTCCAACGTTTGTCATCCAAGGCCTCAGATACTAGGGAGTGTGCTGATGCTATGAAACATTCTGCTCTAGGTGCAAAATCTGGGAGAGTTCTTGACCATCAGAAACAGAATGGGGTTGCCGTTCACCCTATAAATTCTCTAAATGGAAGAAGTGGCATGAAGGCGTCGCTACTGAAAGCTGTAGACCAGTGGACTAGACCGAAGTCATTAGCTGAGAATGAGATAGCAGGAAACCATAGTCATAAG GGGCTCTTTtcatatgaattattttctaAGCTGTATACAAGTAAAATTGAGTTCCAGCCTTGTGGCCTCATCAATTGTGGCAATAG CTGCTTTGCTAATGTTGTCTTCCAATGCCTGATGTTCACTGCTCCTCTGACCACATACTTCCTCCAACAACTCCATTCTAGAACAT GTCCAAACAAAGAACAGTGCTTCACCTGTGGGTTTGAGAAGCTGGTCTTAAAGGCAAAAGAAGGGAAGTCTTCACTGTCCCCTAATGGGTTGCTATCACAGCTGCAGAGTATTGGAATCCGTCTTGGGAATGGCAAGCAAGAAGATGCGCATGAATTCCTTAG GTTTGTTGTCGACACAATGCAGTCTGTGTGCATTAAGGCATCTGGATACGATATGCCAAAGACTAAGAAATTAGAAGATACTACTCTCATTGGTTTGACATTCGGTGGATACCTCCGATCAAAG ATTAAATGCATGAAATGTCAAGAAAAATCTGAGCGGCTTGAGAAAATGATGGATCTGACAGTTGAGATTGATGGTGATATCAGCACATTGGAGGAGGCTTTGCGTCGATTTACAAGAACTGAAATATTGGATGgagaaaacaaatataaatgtgGCAG GTGTAAGTCCTATGAGAGAGCCAAAAAGAAACTGAAAATCACAGAGCCTCCGAATGTCCTTACAATTGCACTAAAACGATTCCAG TCAGGAAAATTCGGGAAGCTAAATAAGTTGATTAGGTTTCCAGAAAATCTAGATTTGACTCCATATGTCAGCGGTGGAAGTGAAAAATCACATGACTACAAACTCTATGGAGTTATTGTTCACTTGGATACAATGAATGCAGCATTTTCTGGTCACTACGTGTGCTATGTTAGAAACAGTCAAAACAAGTGGTACAAAGCTGATGATAGCACG GTAGTAACGTCTGATGTTGAAAGGGTATTGACAAAGGGAGCGTATATGTTGTTCTACGAAag GTGCTCTCCAATGCCACCAAGATTGGTAGTATGTAACAAATCTGAAGCATCCAATAAAAAAGGCAGTGTGCCGGTACCTAAGACTACTGTGTCACGGTCTGTGTCTACTGCAAGTCATGTGTTGTCTTCCAACACTCCTGGTGGTGATCGACCTGGGAATATACAGTCGTTTTACTCCAGCTTCCAGAGGCTGCAGAGAATTTTGGAAGAGGACTCGTCGAGTGACAGTTCTTCTCTCTTTGACAGCACCTCAGATGAATGCTCTTGTAGCACGGACAGTACAAGCATGGACGACTTTGCTGATTTCATTTTTGGAGATAATCAAGGACGGGCTCATGGACAGTCCGAGGCTCCCTCTCCgacatcatcatcttcctcgtcttcTCCTCCTTTCACAAGGCATTCGCGGCTAGGGGACTCGAGTCGTTCTTCTCAAGAAACTTGCAGAAACTCGAGACATCGCGTGTCCTTGGGAAGATAG
- the LOC106348920 gene encoding AP-4 complex subunit mu, protein MMISQFFVLSQRGDNIVFRDYRAEVPKGSTETFFRKVKFWKEDGNAEAPPIFNVDGVNYFHVKVVGLYFVATTKVNVSPSLVLELLQRIARVIKDYLGVLNEDSFRKNFVLVYELLDEVIDFGYVQTTSTEVLKAYVFNEPILIAPARLQPIDPAAIFTQGAKRMPGAAVTKPVLANDPGGRRREEIFVDIIEKISVTFSSSGYILTSEIDGTIQMKSYLSGNPEIRLALNEDLNIGRGGGGVSVYDYRSSSGSGVILDDCNFHESVRLNSFDSDRTLSLVPPDGEFPVMNYRMTQEFRPPFHVNTLIEEAGRLKAEVIIKIRAEFPSDIIANTIAVQMPLPNYTCRASFELEHDAVGQKTDFKETSKMLEWSLKKIVGGAEHTLRAKLTFSQEFHGNITKEAGPVSMTFTIPMYNVSKLQVKYLQIAKKSSSYNPYRWVRYVTQANSYVARI, encoded by the exons ATGATGATCTCTCAGTTCTTCGTCTTATCTCAGCGTGGAGATAACATCGTCTTCCGCGACT ACCGAGCTGAGGTACCAAAAGGAAGTACAGAGACATTCTTCCGTAAAGTCAAGTTCTGGAAGGAGGATGGTAATGCAGAGGCGCCACCTATCTTT AATGTGGATGGTGTGAACTACTTCCATGTCAAGGTCGTTGGTCTTTATTTCGTTGCGACTACGAAGGTTAACGTGTCACCGTCTCTTGTCTTGGAGCTTCTACAAAGAATCGCCCGTGTTATTAAAGATTACCTTGGTGTTTTAAATGAAGATTCGTTCCGGAAAAATTTCGTGCTCGTGTATGAGTTACTCGATGAAGTCATT gattttggTTACGTGCAAACTACATCAACCGAGGTTTTGAAGGCCTATGTATTCAACGAGCCAATTTTGATTGCTCCTGCACGCCTTCAACCTATTGATCCTGCTGCCATCTTCACA CAAGGAGCCAAAAGAATGCCTGGAGCAGCAGTTACAAAACCCGTTCTAGCTAATGATCCTGGGGGTCGGAGAAGAGAGGAGATTTTTGTGGACATCATCGAGAAAATCAGTGTTACTTTCAGTTCAAGC GGTTATATACTGACATCTGAGATTGATGGCACCATTCAAATGAAGAGTTATCTTTCTGGTAATCCGGAAATTCGTTTAGCTCTTAATGAAGACCTTAACataggaagaggaggaggaggagtatCTGTATATG attataGGAGTTCTTCAGGTTCAGGGGTGATACTTGATGACTGTAACTTTCATGAGTCTGTTCGCCTTAATAGCTTCGATTCAGATAGAACTCTGTCCCTT GTTCCACCAGATGGTGAGTTTCCAGTGATGAATTACCGTATGACACAGGAGTTCAGGCCTCCTTTTCATGTTAATACCTTGATTGAAGAGGCCGGACGCCTTAAG GCTGAAGTGATAATTAAAATACGAGCCGAGTTCCCTTCAGACATAATTGCAAACACGATTGCTGTTCAGATGCCATTGCCAAATTATACTTGCAG GGCTAGTTTTGAGTTAGAACATGATGCGGTTGGACAGAAGACAGATTTCAAGGAAACCAGCAAAATGCTTGAATGGAGTTTGAAAAAG ATTGTTGGCGGGGCTGAACATACACTGCGTGCCAAGCTGACATTTTCTCAGGAATTTCATG GTAATATCACAAAGGAAGCTGGACCTGTCAGCATGACGTTCACGATACCCATGTACAATGTTTCAAAACTTCAG GTCAAATACTTGCAGATAGCAAAGAAATCAAGTAGTTACAATCCATATCGTTGGGTGAGGTATGTGACGCAGGCCAATTCGTACGTGGCTCGGATATGA